In a genomic window of Armatimonas rosea:
- a CDS encoding phenylalanine 4-monooxygenase — METPSLPPVGRGQGGEGLTTGEAPFIEQAREAGQRFIQQPYELYSESNHEAWRRLYARQEDSWARFANRHFLRGLESLHLDRGQVPDLDDVNKFLSPRTGFVARPVSGYVPAFAFFDCLRQRAFPTTITIRDANRLDYLPEPDIFHDIAGHVPMHTDPAFADALVRFGDCAHTAAELAAGIKDKDQQVQQLSSIIRAMARFFWFTIEFGLMREGDALKVYGSGLLSSRGEIEHAIVSPHVQRYPLQLEWVINQGFEIDHYQPLLFIVASFDHLFELVDTLEKWMRLGKLSNVAPGEPGVSEADLRSFLDVGN; from the coding sequence ATGGAAACTCCTTCTCTCCCCCCCGTCGGACGGGGGCAGGGGGGGGAAGGCCTCACCACGGGGGAGGCACCGTTTATCGAGCAGGCGCGGGAGGCGGGGCAGCGGTTTATCCAGCAGCCCTACGAGCTCTACAGTGAGAGTAACCACGAGGCCTGGCGGCGGCTCTATGCGCGCCAGGAGGACTCGTGGGCGCGCTTTGCCAACCGACACTTCCTCCGCGGCCTGGAGTCGCTGCACCTGGATCGGGGACAGGTGCCGGACCTCGATGACGTGAATAAGTTCCTCTCGCCGCGCACGGGGTTTGTGGCGCGGCCGGTCTCGGGGTATGTCCCGGCGTTTGCCTTCTTCGACTGCCTGCGCCAGCGCGCCTTCCCAACCACCATCACGATCCGCGATGCCAACCGCCTCGACTACCTCCCCGAGCCCGATATCTTCCACGACATCGCCGGTCATGTCCCCATGCACACCGATCCCGCCTTCGCCGATGCCCTCGTGCGCTTTGGGGACTGCGCCCACACGGCGGCGGAGCTGGCGGCGGGAATCAAGGACAAAGACCAGCAGGTCCAGCAGCTCTCCAGCATCATCCGCGCGATGGCGCGCTTCTTCTGGTTCACGATTGAGTTTGGGCTCATGCGCGAGGGCGACGCGCTCAAGGTCTACGGCTCGGGGCTGCTCAGCTCTCGTGGCGAGATTGAGCACGCGATTGTCTCGCCGCACGTGCAGCGCTACCCACTCCAGCTCGAATGGGTAATTAACCAGGGGTTTGAGATTGATCACTATCAGCCGTTACTCTTTATTGTTGCTAGTTTTGATCATCTGTTTGAGCTAGTGGACACGCTCGAAAAGTGGATGCGCTTGGGTAAACTAAGTAATGTCGCGCCCGGTGAGCCTGGTGTCTCCGAGGCGGACTTGAGGAGTTTTTTAGATGTCGGTAATTGA